The Candidatus Zixiibacteriota bacterium genome includes a window with the following:
- the gmd gene encoding GDP-mannose 4,6-dehydratase: MRALITGITGQDGSYLAEFLLDKGYEVVGMVRRASNESFDRINHIRSRIELAQADLLDQLSLITILEEYKPDEVYNLAAQSFVPTSWQQPVLTAEFNSIGATRLLEAIRLVNRKTRFYQASSSEMFGRVRETPQNENTPFYPRSPYGVSKVYGHFITVNYRESYGIPASSGILFNHESPRRGLEFVTRKITDGVARIKLGLTENLALGNLDAQRDWGYAGDYVKAMWLMLQHNPAEDFVISTGRTHSVKQFVEAAFGRVDLDYHDYVVTDPRFVRPAEVDLLLGDASKARTVLGWEPEVSFKELVEMMVDADLERLAKTPSLCHDLVQSDS; this comes from the coding sequence ATGCGTGCATTAATCACCGGCATTACCGGTCAGGATGGATCGTACCTGGCCGAGTTCCTGCTCGATAAAGGCTATGAGGTTGTCGGCATGGTCCGTCGCGCCTCGAACGAGTCGTTCGACCGCATCAATCACATCCGCAGTCGCATCGAGTTAGCCCAGGCCGATCTGCTCGATCAACTTTCGTTGATTACCATCCTCGAAGAATACAAACCGGACGAGGTCTACAATCTCGCGGCGCAGTCATTCGTCCCCACTTCCTGGCAACAACCGGTACTGACCGCCGAGTTCAACTCGATCGGCGCCACCAGACTGCTCGAGGCGATCCGCCTGGTTAACCGCAAAACCCGTTTCTACCAGGCCTCCTCATCCGAAATGTTCGGTCGTGTGCGAGAAACACCGCAGAACGAAAACACACCGTTTTATCCCCGCTCGCCGTACGGCGTCTCCAAAGTCTACGGCCATTTTATCACGGTCAACTATCGCGAAAGCTACGGCATCCCGGCCAGTAGCGGCATCCTGTTCAACCATGAATCACCCCGCCGCGGACTGGAGTTCGTGACGCGCAAGATCACCGACGGTGTCGCCCGAATCAAACTCGGCCTGACCGAGAACCTCGCCCTCGGTAACCTCGACGCCCAACGCGACTGGGGCTACGCCGGTGATTATGTCAAGGCGATGTGGCTGATGCTTCAGCACAACCCGGCCGAGGATTTCGTTATCTCCACCGGCCGGACGCATTCGGTCAAACAGTTCGTCGAAGCCGCTTTTGGCCGGGTCGATCTGGACTATCACGACTACGTTGTTACCGATCCGAGATTCGTGCGCCCGGCCGAAGTCGACCTGCTGCTGGGTGATGCCTCCAAGGCCCGCACCGTCCTCGGCTGGGAGCCGGAAGTGTCATTCAAAGAGCTGGTAGAAATGATGGTCGATGCCGACCTGGAACGTCTTGCGAAAACTCCGTCCTTATGTCACGATCTCGTCCAATCGGATTCATAA
- a CDS encoding GDP-mannose 4,6-dehydratase yields MSRSRPIGFITGIAGFAGSHLAELLLSKGFRVYGGLHPRERLDNIAHLKSDLELLRFDIQNTERCERAIDRIRPDYIWHLAAMASVWRSFETEQQVYRVNFEGTLNLLQAAKRDRRLKTFVFVSSADCYGIFKPKSLTLTEEQPLNPISPYALSKALAEQACRFYHTRYDLPVVIARSFAHCGPRQSADFVVAAFARQVALIEADRQQPVIRVGNLSPRRDMSDVRDIVDGYRRLALKGRPGRVYQLCSGKAVKIESILKQLLNLSQRSIKVRIDRERFRPVDVPVQRGNNERAVQEVGFVSRYTLKTTLKDTLDYWRDQVRGKHTG; encoded by the coding sequence ATGTCACGATCTCGTCCAATCGGATTCATAACCGGCATTGCCGGTTTTGCCGGATCACACCTGGCCGAACTCCTCCTGAGTAAGGGCTTCCGCGTTTACGGCGGACTCCACCCCCGCGAACGGCTGGACAATATCGCCCATCTCAAGTCCGACCTGGAACTGCTGCGGTTTGATATCCAAAACACCGAACGTTGCGAGCGGGCAATCGACCGAATCAGGCCGGATTATATCTGGCATCTGGCCGCGATGGCTTCGGTCTGGCGTTCGTTCGAGACCGAACAACAGGTCTACCGGGTAAATTTCGAGGGAACTCTCAACCTGCTCCAGGCGGCCAAACGTGACCGGCGCCTGAAAACGTTCGTGTTCGTCTCCTCGGCCGACTGTTACGGAATTTTCAAACCGAAAAGCCTGACTCTGACCGAAGAGCAACCGCTCAATCCGATTTCTCCTTATGCCCTGTCGAAAGCGCTGGCGGAACAGGCTTGTCGTTTTTACCATACCCGCTATGATTTGCCGGTGGTGATTGCTCGCTCTTTTGCCCATTGCGGGCCGCGCCAGTCGGCTGATTTCGTAGTGGCGGCGTTTGCGCGGCAGGTGGCGTTGATCGAGGCAGATCGGCAGCAACCGGTCATCCGGGTGGGCAACCTGTCACCGAGACGTGATATGTCCGATGTCCGCGATATTGTGGACGGTTATCGCCGTTTGGCGCTCAAGGGCCGACCGGGACGAGTTTATCAGCTCTGTTCCGGTAAGGCCGTTAAAATAGAATCGATTTTGAAACAGCTCTTGAATCTCTCTCAACGTTCTATTAAAGTCAGGATTGATCGGGAACGATTCCGCCCGGTAGACGTACCAGTTCAACGAGGAAACAACGAACGAGCGGTTCAAGAAGTTGGTTTTGTTAGTCGATATACCCTTAAGACAACGCTCAAAGACACGCTGGACTACTGGCGTGACCAGGTCCGCGGAAAGCATACCGGGTAA